A stretch of the Streptomyces ortus genome encodes the following:
- a CDS encoding P-II family nitrogen regulator has product MKLITAVVKPHRLDEIKEALQAFGVHGLTVTEASGYGRQRGHTEVYRGAEYTVDLVPKIRIEVLVEDDDAEQLLDVIVKAARTGKIGDGKVWSVPVDTAVRVRTGERGPDAL; this is encoded by the coding sequence ATGAAGCTCATCACCGCCGTCGTCAAGCCCCACCGGCTCGACGAGATCAAGGAGGCCCTCCAGGCCTTCGGCGTCCACGGCCTCACGGTCACCGAGGCGAGCGGCTACGGTCGTCAGCGGGGCCACACCGAGGTCTACCGCGGTGCCGAGTACACCGTCGACCTCGTTCCCAAGATCCGTATCGAGGTACTGGTCGAGGACGACGACGCCGAGCAGCTGCTCGATGTCATCGTGAAGGCGGCCCGCACGGGCAAGATCGGCGACGGCAAGGTCTGGTCCGTCCCGGTCGACACGGCGGTCCGGGTCCGGACCGGCGAGCGCGGACCCGACGCGCTGTAG
- a CDS encoding [protein-PII] uridylyltransferase, which produces MTSTDMRTEAEDSGPSGYAAARLRLLQEGARSGPPRRSALAELTDDWLTGLFDAGAEKLRGVSLVAVGGYGRGELSPRSDLDLLLLHDGGADPGAIASLADRIWYPVWDLGLDLDHSVRTPAEARKTAGEDLKVQLGLLDARHIAGDLGLTASLRTTVLADWRNQAPKRLPELQELCAERAERQGELQYLLEPDLKEARGGLRDATALRAVAASWLADAPREGLADARKSLLDVRDALHLATGRATDRLALQEQDQVAAELGLLDADTLLRQVYEAARVVSYASDVTWREVGRVLRSRAVRPRLRAMLGGGKPAPERSPLAEGVVEQDGEVVLARAARPDRDPVLPLRAAAAAAQAGLPLSLHAVRRMAAAARPLPTPWPAEARQQLITLLGSGPSTIEVWEALEAEGLITRLLPDWERVRCRPQRNAVHIWTVDRHLIETAVRAAEFTRRVHRPDLLLVAALLHDIGKGWPGDHSVAGEIIARDVAARIGFDRTDVATLATLVRHHLLLVETATRRDLEDPATVRAVAEAVGSQGTLELLHALTEADALATGPAAWSSWRASLVADLVKRVSAALAGDDSEEPEAAAPTAEQERLAIEAFRTGGPVLALRAQTEPPAEEPAEDRDPEPLGVELLIAVPDQKGVLPAVAGVLAMHRLTVRTAELRALDLPDGVPGSVLLLDWRVAAEYGSLPQAARLRADLVRALDGSLDIAGRLAERDAAYPRRRGIVAPAARVSVASTASRLATVIEVRAHDAPGLLHRIGRALDGAQVRVRSAHVSTLGANAVDAFYVTGPEGLPLPGDQAATLARALEDTLRE; this is translated from the coding sequence GTGACGAGTACGGACATGCGTACAGAAGCAGAGGACTCGGGACCCAGCGGTTACGCGGCGGCCCGGCTGCGCCTCCTCCAGGAGGGGGCGCGGTCCGGGCCGCCGCGCCGTTCGGCCCTCGCCGAACTGACCGACGACTGGCTCACCGGTCTCTTCGACGCGGGCGCCGAGAAACTGCGCGGCGTCTCGCTCGTCGCCGTCGGCGGTTACGGCCGCGGCGAGCTCTCCCCGCGCAGCGACCTCGACCTGCTGCTCCTGCACGACGGCGGCGCCGACCCGGGCGCGATCGCCTCCCTCGCCGACCGCATCTGGTACCCGGTCTGGGACCTCGGCCTCGACCTCGACCACTCCGTCCGCACCCCCGCCGAGGCGCGGAAGACCGCGGGCGAGGACCTCAAGGTGCAGCTCGGACTGCTCGACGCCCGGCACATCGCCGGCGACCTCGGTCTGACCGCCTCCCTGCGTACGACCGTCCTCGCCGACTGGCGCAACCAGGCGCCGAAACGTCTCCCCGAACTCCAGGAACTGTGCGCCGAGCGAGCCGAGCGCCAGGGCGAACTGCAGTACCTCCTCGAACCCGACCTCAAGGAGGCCCGCGGCGGCCTGCGCGACGCCACCGCGCTGCGTGCCGTCGCCGCCTCCTGGCTCGCCGACGCCCCGCGCGAGGGCCTGGCCGACGCCCGCAAGAGCCTCCTCGACGTCCGTGACGCCCTGCACCTGGCCACCGGCCGAGCCACCGACCGCCTGGCCCTCCAGGAACAGGACCAGGTCGCCGCGGAACTCGGCCTCCTCGACGCCGACACCCTGCTCCGCCAGGTGTACGAGGCCGCCCGCGTCGTCTCGTACGCCAGCGATGTCACCTGGCGCGAGGTGGGGCGCGTGCTGCGGTCGCGCGCCGTACGACCGCGGCTGCGGGCCATGCTCGGCGGTGGCAAACCCGCTCCCGAACGCTCCCCGCTGGCCGAGGGCGTCGTCGAGCAGGACGGCGAGGTCGTCCTCGCGCGTGCCGCCCGCCCCGACCGCGACCCCGTACTGCCGCTGCGCGCCGCCGCCGCTGCCGCCCAGGCGGGACTGCCGCTCTCGCTGCACGCGGTCCGCCGGATGGCCGCCGCGGCCCGCCCGCTGCCCACCCCGTGGCCCGCCGAGGCCCGCCAGCAGCTCATCACCCTGCTCGGCTCAGGACCCTCGACCATCGAGGTCTGGGAGGCCCTGGAGGCGGAGGGGCTGATCACCCGGCTGCTGCCCGACTGGGAGCGCGTCCGCTGCCGGCCGCAGCGCAACGCCGTCCACATCTGGACCGTCGACCGCCACCTGATCGAGACGGCGGTCCGCGCCGCCGAGTTCACCCGCCGCGTCCACCGCCCCGACCTCCTGCTGGTCGCGGCCCTGCTGCACGACATCGGCAAGGGCTGGCCCGGCGACCACTCCGTGGCCGGCGAGATCATCGCCCGCGACGTGGCGGCCCGCATCGGCTTCGACCGCACCGACGTGGCCACCCTCGCCACCCTCGTACGCCATCACCTGCTCCTCGTCGAGACGGCGACCAGACGTGACCTGGAGGACCCGGCGACCGTACGCGCGGTCGCCGAGGCCGTCGGCTCGCAGGGCACGCTGGAACTCCTGCACGCGCTCACCGAGGCGGACGCGCTCGCCACCGGCCCCGCCGCCTGGTCCTCCTGGCGCGCCTCCCTCGTCGCGGACCTGGTGAAGCGGGTCTCCGCCGCGCTCGCCGGGGACGACTCCGAGGAGCCCGAGGCCGCGGCACCCACCGCCGAACAGGAACGGCTCGCCATCGAGGCGTTCCGCACCGGCGGCCCCGTACTCGCGCTGCGGGCCCAGACCGAACCGCCGGCCGAGGAGCCGGCCGAGGACCGGGATCCCGAACCCCTCGGCGTGGAACTGCTCATCGCGGTACCGGACCAGAAGGGCGTCCTGCCGGCCGTGGCGGGCGTCCTCGCCATGCACCGGCTCACCGTGCGGACGGCGGAACTGCGGGCGCTGGACCTGCCCGACGGCGTCCCCGGCTCGGTCCTGCTGCTCGACTGGCGGGTCGCCGCCGAGTACGGGTCCCTGCCGCAGGCCGCCCGCCTGCGCGCCGATCTCGTACGCGCCCTCGACGGCTCCCTCGACATCGCCGGACGCCTCGCCGAGCGGGACGCCGCCTACCCCCGCCGACGGGGCATCGTGGCGCCGGCGGCCCGGGTGAGCGTGGCCTCCACCGCGTCCCGGCTCGCCACGGTCATCGAGGTGCGCGCGCACGACGCCCCGGGGCTGCTGCACCGGATCGGGCGCGCGCTGGACGGCGCGCAGGTGCGGGTGCGCAGTGCGCACGTGTCCACGCTCGGGGCGAACGCGGTGGACGCCTTCTACGTCACCGGGCCCGAAGGGCTGCCGCTGCCGGGGGACCAGGCGGCGACGCTCGCGCGGGCGCTGGAGGACACGCTGCGGGAGTGA
- the ffh gene encoding signal recognition particle protein produces MFDTLSDRLAATFKNLRGKGRLSEADIDATAREIRIALLEADVALPVVRAFIKQVKERAVGAEVSQALNPAQQVIKIVNEELVGILGGETRRLRFAKQPPTVIMLAGLQGAGKTTLAGKLGKWLQGQGHAPLLVACDLQRPNAVNQLSVVGERAGVGVYAPQPGNGVGDPVQVAKDSIEYAKQKQHDVVIVDTAGRLGIDAELMQQAADIRDAVSPDEILFVVDAMVGQDAVNTAEAFRDGVGFDGVVLSKLDGDARGGAALSIAHVTGRQIMFASNGEKLDDFDAFHPDRMASRILGMGDMLTLIEKAEQTFSQQEAEAMASKLASKKGADFTLDDFLAQMEQVRKMGSISKLLGMLPGMGQIKDQISNLDERDVDRTAAIIKSMTPAERQDATIINGSRRARIAKGSGVEVSAVKGLVERFFEARKMMSRMAQGGGMPGMPGMPGMGGGAGRTKKQPKKSKGKQRSGNPMKRKQQEEEAAARREAGGQAGGALGLPGGQQPQNFELPDEFKKFMG; encoded by the coding sequence GTGTTCGACACTCTCTCCGATCGCCTCGCAGCGACATTCAAGAACCTTCGCGGCAAGGGGCGCCTGTCCGAGGCGGACATCGACGCCACCGCGCGCGAGATCCGTATCGCCCTGCTGGAAGCGGACGTCGCGCTGCCGGTCGTCCGGGCCTTCATCAAGCAGGTCAAGGAGAGGGCCGTCGGGGCCGAGGTGTCGCAGGCCCTCAACCCCGCCCAGCAGGTCATCAAGATCGTCAACGAGGAGCTCGTCGGCATCCTCGGCGGCGAGACCCGGCGGCTGCGCTTCGCGAAGCAGCCGCCCACCGTGATCATGCTCGCGGGTCTGCAGGGTGCCGGTAAGACCACGCTCGCCGGAAAGCTCGGCAAGTGGCTGCAGGGCCAGGGACACGCACCGCTGCTCGTCGCGTGCGACCTCCAGCGCCCGAACGCGGTGAACCAGCTGAGCGTCGTCGGCGAGCGCGCGGGCGTCGGCGTCTACGCGCCCCAGCCGGGCAACGGCGTCGGCGACCCGGTCCAGGTCGCCAAGGACTCCATCGAGTACGCGAAGCAGAAGCAGCACGACGTCGTCATCGTCGACACCGCGGGCCGCCTCGGTATCGACGCCGAGCTGATGCAGCAGGCCGCCGACATCCGCGACGCGGTCTCGCCGGACGAGATCCTCTTCGTCGTCGACGCGATGGTCGGCCAGGACGCGGTCAACACCGCGGAGGCCTTCCGCGACGGTGTCGGCTTCGACGGCGTGGTCCTCTCCAAGCTCGACGGCGACGCCCGCGGTGGTGCGGCGCTCTCCATCGCGCATGTCACCGGCCGCCAGATCATGTTCGCCTCCAACGGCGAGAAGCTGGACGACTTCGACGCGTTCCACCCGGACCGCATGGCGTCCCGCATCCTCGGCATGGGCGACATGCTCACGCTGATCGAGAAGGCCGAGCAGACCTTCTCGCAGCAGGAGGCCGAGGCCATGGCCTCGAAGCTGGCCTCCAAGAAGGGCGCGGACTTCACGCTCGACGACTTCCTGGCCCAGATGGAGCAGGTCAGGAAGATGGGCTCCATCTCCAAGCTGCTCGGCATGCTGCCCGGCATGGGCCAGATCAAGGACCAGATCAGCAACCTCGACGAGCGCGACGTCGACCGCACGGCCGCGATCATCAAGTCGATGACCCCGGCCGAGCGTCAGGACGCGACGATCATCAACGGCTCGCGGCGGGCCCGTATCGCCAAGGGTTCCGGCGTCGAGGTCAGCGCGGTCAAGGGCCTGGTCGAGCGGTTCTTCGAGGCCCGCAAGATGATGTCCCGCATGGCCCAGGGCGGCGGCATGCCGGGGATGCCCGGTATGCCGGGCATGGGCGGCGGGGCCGGCCGGACGAAGAAGCAGCCCAAGAAGAGCAAGGGCAAGCAGCGCTCCGGCAACCCGATGAAGCGCAAGCAGCAGGAGGAAGAGGCCGCGGCGCGGCGGGAGGCCGGGGGCCAGGCGGGCGGCGCGCTCGGCCTGCCGGGCGGCCAGCAGCCGCAGAACTTCGAACTCCCCGACGAGTTCAAGAAGTTCATGGGCTAG
- a CDS encoding SAM-dependent methyltransferase: MTPTLVRQHLPHSGAAPQVDQWARARDWAEIQERMLVPLYEAVYERLEVGSSTRLLGLGCGSGLALLMAAARGASVTGLQAHAPERLALARERLLPTAAEARGTRARAGARLADGEPTEIDDATTAAYNLVTAFEPVGCVGGDSAGLTAALTAASPLVGRGVPVVLAGWGPPERCATSSVLGVAAKLADPLRGKGGWRPAHRDDLEEVALRAGLRPDGSGRVACPFGYADEDNAVRGLLSTGLFDAAVAATDPDQVDKEVREALHPYRRRDGTVWMPNVFRYLVARTG; this comes from the coding sequence ATGACACCTACGCTCGTGCGGCAGCACCTACCTCACTCGGGGGCCGCGCCCCAGGTGGATCAGTGGGCACGCGCGCGTGACTGGGCCGAGATTCAGGAGCGGATGCTCGTACCGCTCTACGAGGCCGTCTACGAGCGACTCGAAGTGGGTTCCTCGACCAGGCTGTTGGGGCTCGGCTGCGGGTCCGGCCTGGCGTTGCTGATGGCCGCCGCGCGGGGCGCGTCGGTCACCGGTCTGCAGGCCCACGCGCCGGAGCGACTGGCTCTCGCGCGGGAGCGGCTGCTCCCCACTGCGGCCGAGGCACGGGGCACGCGCGCGCGTGCCGGTGCGCGGCTGGCGGACGGGGAACCGACGGAGATCGACGACGCGACGACGGCCGCGTACAACCTGGTGACCGCTTTCGAGCCGGTCGGGTGCGTGGGCGGCGACTCCGCAGGGCTCACCGCGGCACTGACGGCGGCGAGTCCGCTCGTCGGCCGAGGGGTTCCCGTGGTGCTCGCGGGCTGGGGACCTCCGGAGCGGTGTGCCACCTCCTCGGTGCTGGGGGTCGCCGCGAAGCTGGCGGATCCCTTGCGGGGCAAGGGCGGTTGGCGTCCGGCTCACCGTGACGACCTGGAGGAGGTGGCGCTTCGGGCCGGGCTGCGGCCCGACGGGTCCGGGCGGGTCGCCTGTCCCTTCGGGTACGCCGACGAGGACAACGCGGTGCGGGGACTGCTGTCCACGGGGCTGTTCGACGCGGCCGTCGCCGCGACGGATCCCGATCAGGTCGACAAGGAGGTGCGGGAGGCGCTGCATCCGTACAGGCGGCGGGACGGGACGGTGTGGATGCCGAACGTGTTCCGGTATCTGGTGGCTCGGACGGGCTGA
- the rpsP gene encoding 30S ribosomal protein S16: MAVKIKLKRLGKIRAPHYRIVVADSRTRRDGRAIEEIGLYHPVQNPSRIEVDSERAQYWLGVGAQPTEPVLAILKLTGDWQKHKGLPAPAPLLVAEPKAARPLFDALGGDDDSKGEAITQKKKAEKKDEAAAESASTEA, encoded by the coding sequence GTGGCAGTCAAGATCAAGCTGAAGCGTCTGGGCAAGATCCGCGCGCCTCACTACCGCATCGTCGTCGCCGACTCCCGTACCCGCCGTGACGGCAGGGCCATCGAGGAGATCGGCCTGTACCACCCGGTGCAGAACCCGTCGCGCATCGAGGTCGACTCGGAGCGTGCGCAGTACTGGCTGGGTGTCGGCGCGCAGCCGACCGAGCCCGTGCTCGCCATTCTCAAGCTGACCGGTGACTGGCAGAAGCACAAGGGCCTGCCGGCCCCGGCGCCGCTGCTCGTCGCCGAGCCGAAGGCCGCGCGCCCGTTGTTCGACGCCCTGGGCGGCGACGACGACAGCAAGGGCGAGGCCATCACGCAGAAGAAGAAGGCTGAGAAGAAGGACGAGGCTGCCGCCGAGTCCGCGTCGACCGAGGCCTGA
- a CDS encoding RNA-binding protein encodes MLEEALEHLVKGIVDNPDDVQVASRDLRRGRVLEVRVHPDDLGKVIGRNGRTARALRTVVGAIGGRGVRVDLVDVDHVR; translated from the coding sequence ATGCTTGAGGAGGCTCTTGAGCACCTCGTGAAGGGCATCGTCGACAACCCCGACGACGTGCAGGTCGCCTCGCGTGACCTGCGCCGCGGACGCGTTCTCGAGGTCAGGGTTCACCCCGACGACCTCGGGAAGGTGATCGGCCGCAACGGCCGCACCGCACGCGCCCTGCGTACCGTCGTAGGCGCCATCGGCGGCCGTGGTGTCCGCGTCGACCTCGTCGACGTGGATCACGTCCGCTGA
- the rimM gene encoding ribosome maturation factor RimM (Essential for efficient processing of 16S rRNA), producing the protein MQLVVARVGRAHGIKGEVTVEVRTDEPELRLAPGAVLATDPASAGPLTIETGRVHSGRLLLRFAGVRDRNGAEALRNTLLIADVDPDEVPEDPDEYYDHQLMDLDVVLKDGTEVGRITEISHLPSQDLFVVERADGTEVLIPFVEEIVVEIDLKEQRAVIDPPPGLIDDRAEIASSRETDTGSADSSREANSSREADSSGEAGA; encoded by the coding sequence GTGCAGCTGGTAGTCGCGCGGGTGGGCCGTGCCCATGGCATCAAGGGCGAGGTCACCGTCGAGGTACGTACCGACGAGCCGGAGCTGCGGCTCGCGCCCGGTGCCGTCCTGGCCACGGATCCCGCCTCGGCCGGTCCGCTGACCATCGAGACGGGACGGGTGCACAGCGGCCGCCTCCTGCTCCGCTTCGCGGGCGTACGCGACCGCAACGGCGCCGAGGCACTGCGCAACACCCTGCTGATCGCCGACGTCGACCCGGACGAGGTGCCCGAGGACCCGGACGAGTACTACGACCACCAGCTCATGGACCTGGACGTCGTCCTGAAGGACGGCACCGAGGTCGGCCGGATCACCGAGATCTCGCACCTGCCCTCCCAGGACCTCTTCGTGGTCGAGCGGGCGGACGGCACCGAGGTACTGATCCCGTTCGTCGAGGAGATCGTCGTCGAGATCGACCTCAAGGAGCAGCGCGCGGTCATCGACCCGCCGCCCGGACTGATCGACGACCGCGCGGAGATCGCCTCCTCCAGGGAGACGGACACCGGCTCCGCCGATTCCTCCCGTGAGGCCAATTCCTCCCGTGAGGCCGATTCCTCCGGTGAGGCCGGCGCCTGA
- the trmD gene encoding tRNA (guanosine(37)-N1)-methyltransferase TrmD, with translation MRLDVLTIFPEYLDPLSVSLVGKARARGQLNVHVHDLREWTYDRHNTVDDTPYGGGPGMVMKTGPWGDALDSVLADGYETGSRGPVLVVPTPSGRPFTQELAVELSERPWLVFAPARYEGIDRRVIDEYATRMPVYEVSIGDYVLAGGEAAVLVVTEAVARLLPGVLGNAESHRDDSFAPGAMANLLEGPVYTKPPQWRGREIPDVLVSGHHGKIARWRRDEALRRTTANRPDLIERCDPAAFDKKDREMLSILGWQPGPDGRFGRRPDTVEQ, from the coding sequence ATGCGGCTCGACGTCCTGACGATCTTCCCCGAGTACCTGGACCCCCTGAGCGTCTCCCTGGTGGGGAAGGCACGCGCGCGTGGACAGCTGAATGTGCACGTGCACGATCTGCGGGAGTGGACCTACGACCGGCACAACACGGTCGACGACACCCCGTACGGCGGCGGCCCCGGCATGGTCATGAAGACCGGACCCTGGGGCGACGCGCTGGACTCCGTCCTGGCCGACGGCTACGAGACGGGCTCCCGGGGACCCGTCCTGGTCGTCCCCACGCCCAGTGGCCGCCCCTTCACCCAGGAACTCGCCGTCGAGCTCTCCGAGCGCCCCTGGCTGGTCTTCGCACCCGCGCGCTACGAGGGCATCGACCGTCGCGTCATCGACGAGTACGCGACCCGCATGCCCGTGTACGAGGTGTCCATCGGCGACTACGTGCTGGCCGGCGGCGAGGCGGCCGTCCTGGTCGTCACGGAGGCCGTGGCCCGGCTGCTGCCCGGCGTCCTCGGCAACGCCGAGTCGCACCGCGACGACTCGTTCGCGCCGGGAGCCATGGCGAACCTCCTGGAGGGGCCGGTCTACACGAAGCCGCCCCAGTGGCGCGGCCGGGAGATCCCGGACGTGCTGGTCAGCGGCCATCACGGCAAGATCGCCCGCTGGCGCCGGGACGAGGCACTGCGGCGCACCACCGCCAACCGGCCGGACCTCATCGAGCGCTGCGACCCCGCCGCCTTCGACAAGAAGGACCGCGAAATGCTCTCGATCCTCGGCTGGCAGCCCGGACCCGACGGCCGATTTGGGCGCAGGCCCGACACCGTGGAACAATAG
- the rplS gene encoding 50S ribosomal protein L19, with amino-acid sequence MSNLLASVDAASLRSDVPAFRPGDTVNVHVRVIEGNRSRVQQFKGVVIRRQGAGVRETFTVRKVSFSVGVERTFPVHTPIVEKIELVSRGAVRRAKLYYLRELRGKAAKIKEKRDN; translated from the coding sequence ATGTCCAACCTGCTCGCGTCCGTCGATGCAGCGTCGCTGCGCAGCGACGTCCCGGCCTTCCGCCCGGGTGACACCGTCAACGTCCACGTCCGCGTCATCGAGGGCAACCGCTCCCGTGTGCAGCAGTTCAAGGGTGTAGTCATCCGCCGCCAGGGCGCCGGTGTCCGTGAGACCTTCACGGTCCGCAAGGTGTCCTTCTCCGTCGGCGTCGAGCGCACCTTCCCCGTGCACACCCCGATCGTCGAGAAGATCGAGCTCGTCAGCCGCGGCGCCGTGCGTCGCGCGAAGCTCTACTACCTCCGTGAGCTGCGCGGCAAGGCCGCGAAGATCAAGGAGAAGCGCGACAACTGA